A DNA window from Arachis duranensis cultivar V14167 chromosome 3, aradu.V14167.gnm2.J7QH, whole genome shotgun sequence contains the following coding sequences:
- the LOC107481674 gene encoding berberine bridge enzyme-like 21, whose protein sequence is MRESTSLVHLSAISLLLVLVDHVSSLVAAPTPESVYTPFLQCLKNHTNSSSPQLSSILYARSNSSFSSVVQAYVRNARYNSTSTPKPLLVVTPLQQSHVQGAVICAKTIGVQLKIRSGGHDFEGVSYVSHEPFIVLDMFNLRNITVDVQNEVAVVQAGATLGELYYRIWEKSKVLGFPSGVCPTVGVGGHFSGGGYGNMIRKHGLSVDHVLDAEIVDVNGRVLNKEEMGDDLFWAIRGGGGSSFGVILSYTVKLVSVPEIVTVFRVERSLEQNDTVTELVLQWQEVAPNTDDRLFMRLLLQPVSSKAVKGKKTVRATVMALFLGGADEVVTLLGKDFPLLGLKKENCSEMSWIDSVIWWANFDNGTKPEALLGRNYSAEFLKRKSDYVQTPISRDGLEGLWKEMIELGKIGFVFNPYGGKMSEILPDATPFPHRAGNLFKIQYSVNWEQSEVAEEKNFMDQATRVYSYMTPFVSNSPRRAFLNYRDLDIGTNNFGKNSYEEGEVYGAKYFGNNFQRLVKIKTAVDPGNFFRNEQSIPTNPSGGTPFNRSLGRKLMVKGVGLLILELFIIRLLYFVY, encoded by the exons ATGAGAGAATCAACCTCTTTGGTTCATTTGTCTGCGATTtcccttcttcttgttcttgttgatCATGTGTCTTCTTTGGTGGCAGCACCAACACCAGAATCTGTGTATACCCCTTTCCTCCAGTGCCTAAAAAACCACACAAACTCTTCATCGCCCCAACTCTCCAGCATACTCTATGCTCGATCcaattcttccttttcttccgtTGTACAAGCCTATGTTCGTAACGCCAGATACAACTCAACCTCAACACCAAAGCCTTTACTTGTTGTAACTCCTCTGCAACAATCCCATGTCCAAGGTGCTGTCATTTGTGCCAAAACAATTGGTGTTCAACTCAAGATCAGAAGCGGTGGCCATGACTTCGAGGGTGTCTCATATGTCTCACACGAACCCTTCATTGTTCTTGACATGTTCAATCTCCGAAACATCACTGTGGATGTTCAGAACGAGGTTGCTGTGGTTCAAGCTGGTGCCACTCTTGGAGAACTTTACTACAGGATTTGGGAGAAGAGTAAAGTTCTTGGCTTTCCTTCAGGGGTGTGCCCCACTGTTGGTGTTGGTGGCCATTTCAGTGGAGGAGGCTATGGTAACATGATCAGAAAACATGGGTTATCTGTTGATCATGTTCTTGATGCTGAAATTGTTGATGTGAATGGTAGGGTTCTTAACAAGGAGGAAATGGGGGATGATCTTTTCTGGGCCATTAGAGGCGGTGGAGGATCAAGTTTTGGGGTTATATTATCATACACAGTTAAATTGGTTTCTGTGCCAGAAATTGTTACTGTTTTTAGGGTTGAAAGGAGTTTGGAACAGAATGATACTGTTACCGAGCTTGTTCTGCAGTGGCAGGAGGTTGCTCCTAATACTGATGATAGGCTTTTCATGAGGCTGCTACTGCAGCCTGTGAGTTCTAAGGCTGTGAAGGGGAAGAAAACTGTAAGGGCCACTGTTATGGCTTTGTTTCTTGGAGGTGCTGATGAGGTTGTCACATTGTTGGGAAAAGACTTTCCTTTGCTTGGTTTAAAGAAGGAGAATTGTTctgaaatgagttggattgatTCTGTGATTTGGTGGGCTAATTTCGACAATGGCACAAAGCCTGAAGCCTTGCTTGGCCGGAATTACTCAGCCGAATTCCTCAAGAGGAAGTCTGATTATGTGCAGACACCAATTTCAAGAGATGGGTTGGAAGGTTTATGGAAGGAGATGATTGAGTTGGGAAAAATTGGATTTGTTTTCAATCCTTATGGTGGGAAAATGAGTGAGATACTGCCGGATGCTACTCCGTTTCCTCATCGTGCCGGAAATCTATTCAAGATTCAGTACTCAGTGAATTGGGAGCAATCTGAAGTTGCCGAAGAAAAGAATTTCATGGATCAGGCTACAAGGGTATACAGTTACATGACTCCTTTTGTGTCAAATAGTCCAAGAAGGGCATTCTTGAATTATAGGGATCTTGACATTGGTACCAACAATTTTGGGAAGAATAGCTATGAAGAAGGAGAGGTTTATGGTGCCAAGTACTTTGGCAATAATTTTCAGAGGTTAGTGAAGATCAAGACTGCTGTTGATCCTGGAAACTTTTTCAGGAATGAACAAAGCATTCCCACCAATCCAA GTGGTGGTACACCATTTAACCGCAGCCTAGGTAGAAAACTCATGGTAAAAGGGGTAGGGTTACTTATCCTAGAACTCTTTATTATAAGATTATTGTACTTTGTTTACTAA